From a single Stackebrandtia endophytica genomic region:
- a CDS encoding J domain-containing protein has translation MTEPDYYKILGITPAADSSEIRQAYRRGVRDAHPDAGGDPDRFHAIQTAFEALSDPTTRAEYDTLRGTRRPGWRTRTPGRHAKGRRVKAWRVRTPNRDPRKRSRTEPVNHNTDEV, from the coding sequence GTGACCGAACCTGACTACTACAAAATCCTGGGAATCACACCTGCCGCCGACAGCTCCGAGATCCGGCAGGCATACCGTCGCGGAGTCCGCGACGCCCATCCCGACGCCGGGGGAGACCCCGATCGGTTCCACGCCATACAGACCGCCTTCGAAGCGCTCTCCGACCCCACCACCCGCGCCGAATACGACACCCTGCGCGGCACCCGCCGCCCCGGATGGCGCACCCGCACCCCCGGACGCCACGCCAAAGGCCGCCGCGTCAAAGCCTGGCGCGTCCGAACCCCCAACCGCGACCCCCGCAAACGCAGCCGAACCGAACCCGTCAACCACAACACCGACGAAGTC